In Brachypodium distachyon strain Bd21 chromosome 2, Brachypodium_distachyon_v3.0, whole genome shotgun sequence, one genomic interval encodes:
- the LOC100826234 gene encoding DEAD-box ATP-dependent RNA helicase 15 isoform X1: protein MMGEAKDNEVYEEDLVDYEEEVENAVDGAAANASVDVVKKGYVGIHSSGFRDFLLKPELLRAIQDCGFEHPSEVQHECIPQAILGMDVICQAKSGMGKTAVFVLSTLQQIDPVAGQVAALVLCHTRELAYQICNEFERFSKYLSETKVAVFYGGVHIKKHKDLLKNECPHIVVGTPGRILALARDKDLSLKNVRHFILDECDKMLDSLDMRRDVQEIFKMTPHDKQVMMFSATLSKEIRPICKKFMQDPMEIYVDDEAKLTLHGLVQHYIKLSEAEKNRKLNDLLDALDFNQIVIFVKSVGRASELNKLLCECNFPAICIHSGMTQEERLTRYKNFKEGHKRILVATDLVGRGIDIERVNIVINYDMPDSADTYLHRVGRAGRFGTKGLAITFVSSASDSDVLNQVQERFEVDIKELPEQIDTSTYMPS from the exons ATGATGGGAGAGGCCAAGGACAACGAGGTGTACGAGGAGGATCTCGTCGACTatgaggaggaggtcgagaaCGCCGTCGACGGCGCAGCAGCCAACGCCTCTGTCGACGTCGTCAAGAA GGGGTACGTGGGGATCCACAGTTCGGGGTTCAGAGACTTCCTGCTCAAACCAGAGCTGCTCCGCGCCATCCAGGACTGCGGGTTTGAGCATCCTTCCGAAG TCCAACATGAATGCATCCCTCAAGCCATTCTTGGAATGGATGTCATCTGTCAAGCTAAATCTGGAATGGGTAAGACTGCTGTCTTTGTCCTCTCAACTCTCCAGCAGATTGATCCTGTTGCTGGCCAAGTAGCTGCACTTGTGCTATGCCATACAAGGGAGTTGGCGTACCAG ATTTGCAATGAATTTGAGAGGTTTAGCAAGTACCTGTCGGAAACAAAAGTTGCCGTCTTCTATGGTGGTGTTCacataaaaaaacacaaggatTTATTGAAGAATGAATGTCCTCATATTGTGGTTGGCACGCCTGGAAGGATTCTAGCACTAGCTAGAGACAAGGATCTTTCCTTGAAGAATGTGAGACATTTCATTCTTGATGAATGTGACAAGATGCTTGATTCACTTG ACATGCGTAGAGATGTCCAGGAGATCTTCAAAATGACACCCCATGATAAGCAAGTGATGATGTTTTCAGCAACACTCAGCAAGGAGATTCGCCCGATTTGCAAGAAATTCATGCAAGAT CCCATGGAAATTTATGTCGATGATGAGGCTAAATTGACCCTTCATGGCCTAGTTCAG CACTACATAAAACTAAGTGAGGCCGAGAAGAATCGGAAATTGAACGATCTTTTGGATGCGCTTGACTTCAACCAAATTGTGATATTTGTTAAAAGTGTTGGTAGAGCTTCAGAACTTAACAAGCTGCTCTGTGAATGCAATTTTCCTGCGATCTGCATTCATTCTGGAATGACACAGGAGGAGAG GTTGACCCGGTATAAGAACTTCAAGGAAGGACACAAGAGGATACTTGTGGCTACAGATTTAGTTGGCAGGGGGATTGATATCGAGCGTGTCAACATTGTCATAAACTATGACATGCCTGATTCTGCTGATACATACTTGCACAGG GTTGGAAGGGCTGGACGTTTTGGTACCAAGGGGCTTGCAATAACATTTGTTTCTTCTGCCTCAGATTCTGATGTTCTCAATCAG GTGCAAGAAAGGTTCGAGGTTGACATAAAGGAGCTGCCTGAGCAGATTGACACTTCGACATATA TGCCATCTTGA
- the LOC100826234 gene encoding DEAD-box ATP-dependent RNA helicase 15 isoform X2: MVQKVKFSHWGAAPIFFASTSVQHECIPQAILGMDVICQAKSGMGKTAVFVLSTLQQIDPVAGQVAALVLCHTRELAYQICNEFERFSKYLSETKVAVFYGGVHIKKHKDLLKNECPHIVVGTPGRILALARDKDLSLKNVRHFILDECDKMLDSLDMRRDVQEIFKMTPHDKQVMMFSATLSKEIRPICKKFMQDPMEIYVDDEAKLTLHGLVQHYIKLSEAEKNRKLNDLLDALDFNQIVIFVKSVGRASELNKLLCECNFPAICIHSGMTQEERLTRYKNFKEGHKRILVATDLVGRGIDIERVNIVINYDMPDSADTYLHRVGRAGRFGTKGLAITFVSSASDSDVLNQVQERFEVDIKELPEQIDTSTYMPS, translated from the exons ATGGTCCAGAAGGTTAAATTTTCTCACTGGGGTGCTGCTCCAATTTTCTTTGCTTCCACATCAGTCCAACATGAATGCATCCCTCAAGCCATTCTTGGAATGGATGTCATCTGTCAAGCTAAATCTGGAATGGGTAAGACTGCTGTCTTTGTCCTCTCAACTCTCCAGCAGATTGATCCTGTTGCTGGCCAAGTAGCTGCACTTGTGCTATGCCATACAAGGGAGTTGGCGTACCAG ATTTGCAATGAATTTGAGAGGTTTAGCAAGTACCTGTCGGAAACAAAAGTTGCCGTCTTCTATGGTGGTGTTCacataaaaaaacacaaggatTTATTGAAGAATGAATGTCCTCATATTGTGGTTGGCACGCCTGGAAGGATTCTAGCACTAGCTAGAGACAAGGATCTTTCCTTGAAGAATGTGAGACATTTCATTCTTGATGAATGTGACAAGATGCTTGATTCACTTG ACATGCGTAGAGATGTCCAGGAGATCTTCAAAATGACACCCCATGATAAGCAAGTGATGATGTTTTCAGCAACACTCAGCAAGGAGATTCGCCCGATTTGCAAGAAATTCATGCAAGAT CCCATGGAAATTTATGTCGATGATGAGGCTAAATTGACCCTTCATGGCCTAGTTCAG CACTACATAAAACTAAGTGAGGCCGAGAAGAATCGGAAATTGAACGATCTTTTGGATGCGCTTGACTTCAACCAAATTGTGATATTTGTTAAAAGTGTTGGTAGAGCTTCAGAACTTAACAAGCTGCTCTGTGAATGCAATTTTCCTGCGATCTGCATTCATTCTGGAATGACACAGGAGGAGAG GTTGACCCGGTATAAGAACTTCAAGGAAGGACACAAGAGGATACTTGTGGCTACAGATTTAGTTGGCAGGGGGATTGATATCGAGCGTGTCAACATTGTCATAAACTATGACATGCCTGATTCTGCTGATACATACTTGCACAGG GTTGGAAGGGCTGGACGTTTTGGTACCAAGGGGCTTGCAATAACATTTGTTTCTTCTGCCTCAGATTCTGATGTTCTCAATCAG GTGCAAGAAAGGTTCGAGGTTGACATAAAGGAGCTGCCTGAGCAGATTGACACTTCGACATATA TGCCATCTTGA
- the LOC100824993 gene encoding ubiquitin carboxyl-terminal hydrolase 6 isoform X2, translating to MCAAVSVKWQKEVFPGIEIDTNQPPVVFKTQLYTLTGVPPERQKIMVKGGILKDDADWSTLGVKDGQKLMMIGTADEIVKAPEKGPVFVEDLPEEEQAAALGHSAGLYNLGNTCYMNSTLQCLHSVPELKSALLSYSDNVRGNGVDQASHSLTVATRNTFGELDQSVRPVAPLHFLQMLRKKYPQFAQQQNNVYMQQDAEECWTQLIYTLSQTLASEASEPSATQMKELFGIDLVSRVHCAESGEVSSEAESVYSLKCHISHEVNHLHEGLKHGLKTELEKVSPTLGRTAIYTRESRINELPRYLTVQFVRFFWKRESNQKAKILRKVDYPLELDVYDFCSDELKQKLQAPRQVLRDAENAKFGLKVQGKTSSSKDEGSSSSAGESSSMDIDKADSSLPKKQLTGIYDLIAVLTHKGRSADSGHYVGWVKQDDGKWIEFDDDNPSIRKEEEILKLSGGGDWHMAYICLYKARTI from the exons ATGTGTGCCGCAG TAAGTGTGAAATGGCAGAAGGAGGTCTTTCCAGGCATAGAGATCGACACCAATCAGCCGCCTGTCGTTTTCAAGACCCAGTTGTACACGCTGACTGGTGTACCACCTGAACGTCAAAAAATTATGGTGAAGGGTGGAATATTGAAG GATGACGCAGATTGGTCTACCTTGGGAGTGAAAGAT GGTCAAAAATTGATGATGATAGGTACTGCTGATGAGATTGTGAAAGCTCCTGAGAAAGGTCCAGTGTTTGTTGAGGATCTACCAGAGGAAGAGCAAGCTGCTGCTCTG gGGCACAGTGCTGGTCTCTATAACCTGGGGAATACATGTTACATGAATTCCACTTTGCAGTGCCTGCATTCTGTTCCGGAGCTGAAGTCAGCACTATTGAG TTATTCAGATAATGTGAGGGGCAATGGGGTTGATCAAGCCTCCCATAGTTTAACAGTTGCAACTCGTAATACTTTTGGAGAGCTTGATCAAAGTGTTCGACCAGTTGCACCTCTACACTTCTTACAG ATGCTGCGGAAAAAATACCCCCAATTTGCCCAGCAACAAAATAATGTTTACATGCAACAG GATGCAGAAGAATGCTGGACACAGTTGATCTATACACTTTCTCAAACTCTTGCATCAGAAGCAAG TGAGCCTAGTGCCACTCAGATGAAGGAGCTTTTTGGGATTGATCTTGTGAGCAG GGTGCACTGTGCAGAAAGTGGTGAGGTGAGTTCAGAGGCAGAGTCAGTTTATTCTCTGAAGTGTCATATATCTCACGAAGTAAACCACCTTCATGAAGGACTCAAGCAT GGTTTGAAGACAGAACTCGAGAAGGTTTCACCAACACTGGGCCGTACTGCTATTTATACAAGAGAGTCAAGAATAAATGAGTTGCCTAG GTATTTGACCGTGCAGTTTGTTCGTTTCTTTTGGAAAAGGgagtcaaaccaaaaggcaaaGATTTTACGT AAAGTGGATTACCCTCTGGAACTCGATGTCTATGATTTCTGCTCAGATGAGCTGAAACAAAAACTCCAAGCTCCTCGACAG GTGCTGAGAGATGCAGAAAATGCCAAGTTTGGTTTAAAAGTGCAGGGGAAAACAAGCAGCTCAAAAGACGAG GGCTCATCAAGTAGTGCCGGGGAATCTTCCAGCATGGACATTGACAAAG CTGATTCTTCTCTACCAAAGAAACAGTTAACTGGCATCTATGATTTAATTGCTGTCTTGACACACAAGGGAAGAAGTGCAGATTCTGGCCACTACGTTGGCTGGGTTAAGCAAGATGACG GAAAATGGATTGAGTTTGATGATGACAACCCAAGCATACGTAAGGAGGAAGAGATTTTGAAACTATCTGGTGGAG GCGACTGGCACATGGCTTACATCTGCCTGTACAAAGCTCGTACTATCTGA
- the LOC100824993 gene encoding ubiquitin carboxyl-terminal hydrolase 6 isoform X1, whose translation MPTVSVKWQKEVFPGIEIDTNQPPVVFKTQLYTLTGVPPERQKIMVKGGILKDDADWSTLGVKDGQKLMMIGTADEIVKAPEKGPVFVEDLPEEEQAAALGHSAGLYNLGNTCYMNSTLQCLHSVPELKSALLSYSDNVRGNGVDQASHSLTVATRNTFGELDQSVRPVAPLHFLQMLRKKYPQFAQQQNNVYMQQDAEECWTQLIYTLSQTLASEASEPSATQMKELFGIDLVSRVHCAESGEVSSEAESVYSLKCHISHEVNHLHEGLKHGLKTELEKVSPTLGRTAIYTRESRINELPRYLTVQFVRFFWKRESNQKAKILRKVDYPLELDVYDFCSDELKQKLQAPRQVLRDAENAKFGLKVQGKTSSSKDEGSSSSAGESSSMDIDKADSSLPKKQLTGIYDLIAVLTHKGRSADSGHYVGWVKQDDGKWIEFDDDNPSIRKEEEILKLSGGGDWHMAYICLYKARTI comes from the exons ATGCCGACCG TAAGTGTGAAATGGCAGAAGGAGGTCTTTCCAGGCATAGAGATCGACACCAATCAGCCGCCTGTCGTTTTCAAGACCCAGTTGTACACGCTGACTGGTGTACCACCTGAACGTCAAAAAATTATGGTGAAGGGTGGAATATTGAAG GATGACGCAGATTGGTCTACCTTGGGAGTGAAAGAT GGTCAAAAATTGATGATGATAGGTACTGCTGATGAGATTGTGAAAGCTCCTGAGAAAGGTCCAGTGTTTGTTGAGGATCTACCAGAGGAAGAGCAAGCTGCTGCTCTG gGGCACAGTGCTGGTCTCTATAACCTGGGGAATACATGTTACATGAATTCCACTTTGCAGTGCCTGCATTCTGTTCCGGAGCTGAAGTCAGCACTATTGAG TTATTCAGATAATGTGAGGGGCAATGGGGTTGATCAAGCCTCCCATAGTTTAACAGTTGCAACTCGTAATACTTTTGGAGAGCTTGATCAAAGTGTTCGACCAGTTGCACCTCTACACTTCTTACAG ATGCTGCGGAAAAAATACCCCCAATTTGCCCAGCAACAAAATAATGTTTACATGCAACAG GATGCAGAAGAATGCTGGACACAGTTGATCTATACACTTTCTCAAACTCTTGCATCAGAAGCAAG TGAGCCTAGTGCCACTCAGATGAAGGAGCTTTTTGGGATTGATCTTGTGAGCAG GGTGCACTGTGCAGAAAGTGGTGAGGTGAGTTCAGAGGCAGAGTCAGTTTATTCTCTGAAGTGTCATATATCTCACGAAGTAAACCACCTTCATGAAGGACTCAAGCAT GGTTTGAAGACAGAACTCGAGAAGGTTTCACCAACACTGGGCCGTACTGCTATTTATACAAGAGAGTCAAGAATAAATGAGTTGCCTAG GTATTTGACCGTGCAGTTTGTTCGTTTCTTTTGGAAAAGGgagtcaaaccaaaaggcaaaGATTTTACGT AAAGTGGATTACCCTCTGGAACTCGATGTCTATGATTTCTGCTCAGATGAGCTGAAACAAAAACTCCAAGCTCCTCGACAG GTGCTGAGAGATGCAGAAAATGCCAAGTTTGGTTTAAAAGTGCAGGGGAAAACAAGCAGCTCAAAAGACGAG GGCTCATCAAGTAGTGCCGGGGAATCTTCCAGCATGGACATTGACAAAG CTGATTCTTCTCTACCAAAGAAACAGTTAACTGGCATCTATGATTTAATTGCTGTCTTGACACACAAGGGAAGAAGTGCAGATTCTGGCCACTACGTTGGCTGGGTTAAGCAAGATGACG GAAAATGGATTGAGTTTGATGATGACAACCCAAGCATACGTAAGGAGGAAGAGATTTTGAAACTATCTGGTGGAG GCGACTGGCACATGGCTTACATCTGCCTGTACAAAGCTCGTACTATCTGA